gtgtgtgtgtgtctttctatatatctagctatctttctatctatctatctatgtgtgtgtgtgtgtgtgtgtatgtgtgtgtgcaagcgtctatacacacatacatatacgcatatgtacacacacacacacacacgcacacacacacacacacacacacacacacacacacacattcacacacacacacacacacacacacacacacacacatatatatatatatatatatatatatatatatatacatatatgtatttatatgtatatatataccaacatatatatcaacagatacatatatatgaataaattaataaataaataaatgaacagataattatatatacatatatttatatatatatatatatatatatatatatatatatatatgtgtgtgtgtgtgtgtgtgtgtgtgtgtgtgtgtgtgtttgtgtgtgtgtgtgtgtttatatgtatacatatacatgtgtatatattattatatatataaatacatgtatatgtatatatatatatatatatatatatatatatatatatatatacacacacacatgcgtttggacacacactcacatacacacacacgcacatttgcatatatgtatatgtatatatataatttacttatttatatatatacatatatatatttatatatatatatatatatattatgtataaattaatacatatataaataaatagatagataaataaaaaaaaatatatatatatctgtgtgtgtgtgtgtgtgtgtgtgtgtgtgtgtgtgtgtacacacacgcacacatagatatatatgtatgtgtgtatgtatgtgtgtgtgcgtatgtatatatatatacatatgtgtgtgtgtgtgtgtgtgaatataaatatatatctatatatctatatctcgttatctctatctatatatatatgcatatatatgcatatttatgtatatatatgtatatatgtatatatatacatatacatatataaatacatgtgtgtgtttgtatgtatgtgtatatatatgtgtgtgcgtgtgtgtgtctttctatatatctagctatctttctatctatctttcttgtgtgtgtgtgtgtgtgtatgtgtgtgtgcaagcgtctatacacacatacatatacgcatatgtacacacacacacacacacacacacacgcacacacacacacacacacacacacacacacacacacacacacacacacacacacacacacacacacacactaacacacacaaacacacgcacacacatacacaaacacggataccttctcgcacacacacacataaatgtattctctcacacacacacacacacacacacacatatatatatatatatatatgtatatatatatgtatatatatacatatatgtgtgtgtatacatatatatgtgtatatatatgtatatatatatatatatatatatatatatatatatatatatatatatatgaaccgtattcatgttggcaaatgtagaaaaggtatgaatgagaatgaatatcttcacaatacaagagatttatttgagCGGTTCCGAttatatattcgatatatatatacatatatatatatatatatatatatatatatatatatatatatatatatatatatatatacgcgcacacacacacacacacacacacacacacacacacacacacacacacacacacacacacacacacaccgatatatatatatatatatatatatatatatatatatatatattcacatatatatacacacacacaaacacatgtatacatgaagTCGCACCTCGACCGTCCTTTGTTGCGCCTCAGCTGACGACGTTCTTACATAAACATTCACGTAAGACTTTGTGGTTCTCTGAACATGTCTTGTAGAGGTTGTATGTGATTGTCCCTTGATGTCACACTGAGGTAAGGTAGGTTGTAGTGTGATTTGATTACGTCTGTGAAATATTTAATTTGTCaggtaattaataatgatgtaaaaagtTCGTTTTaattttcaatgatttttttggTGAGATGTTGCAGTTAGCTGATCATTTTACTTAATTTAATCAGAATGACCCAAATCTTCATTGTTCTCATACTGCACGGTATTTATTTCGTAGTAGTTGCATTAAAATCttggattactttttttttcctttttttatcgtgttttctgtttgtcttgatatttatatctattttatagtGGTATTTTGTTTGGCATAATTACCCTCTTGAATTCACCGAATGCACAGTAGATCAATAGATCAATCTATTGACTTTCAGAACAAGCTTTGTATCCTCGTAGTTACACCGAATGTGATTTACCTAAACccacttggattttttttttttttctatgatctgTGATATAAGGCCTACAGTAAGAAGTCCAATCAGTAATTGAGTAGTTCTTTATTGAGGCACTCACTAGAGGCTAAGTTCCCAACTCCTTGTTCAACTTCCCCTTGCTTGGTGCTTCTGTACAGTACAGATTAagctgtgtgtgtttacaaagtgACCACACCCTATGCCGAGTATAGGCAATGCAGTATTTTTTGGCCTTCGTCTGACCTCAGAAAGAGCAGAGACCATAAAGTGTATCCAAAAGATACTGAAAGAATATTGAACATATTAAAGGGAGAAACAGGATCATGATCAAAATCAATCTGGGTGTAGTTTGTAGACTCCCAGGCATTTTCTAGTGGCACAAGGAACCAGTCTAAGATATGTCTTACTAGAATACAATTGGTAGAATCTCAATGGCTTTTACCAAGTGAGGTCAGTCTCTACCACCAAGTCAGTCAGGCCTCTAATGAGGTTGTGTTAACGTTTCCTCATGCATCTAGTCGGGTCAGTATTGTGTTATTCAGCTTAAAAAATTACCACTTTGTTAATATATGTgaattaacaatactactaaagTAAAGGCCAACCTGACCTAGTTTTGAATGCAAAGTGTAAAGTTATAAAAGTAAAGCTACATCGTACCCAGTCCCTTCATACATGCTTGACTCCAGACTcctttgtgttatatatgtgatcattaccatcacttcCAGGCTCAGGAGATTTATCCCTGTTAATGTCTTCCCCCAACAGTACAGTCTCTCCTTATTTAAAAACTAAAATTTTGATGCCACAGAATTCATCAGGGCATTTGCTGTCATTCAGAGTCACAGACATAAAAATCTTTTTGCATTGAATAAACAAGAGTTTTTGATAGCAgtcatatgtaatatgtaatatgtactacatatatagttgtatgaCTTAATAATTGCAATAGACATGTCAAACCTAAACAACTTTTCAAAAAGGCTTGAAACAAAGAATTTCCATAATGTGGCAGTAATAATCAGTAAGACCTTGTGTATATAGCCATTACTCTCATTTGATATGTTCACTGATCCAAAGCAATAACTAATACATATGAACAGCTTTCATACATCCTAGTCTTCTGAAATATAGGCTAGTGAGGtcttctcttatttctgtttTCCATTTTTCCCCCTTAATAGTTAGGAATTATGTTATAAGCaaacaaatatttttaattttggtATCATTTTCAGGTATTCATCATGGGTGGTTGGAAATTAGAAATAGGCAAGATGGCCATGTACATGTCCTTCCCAGTTGCTGTCTTTTACTTCTTCAATCAACCTCAGTATTTTGAAGATTGGATTGTCAAGATGCGACGTGAACTATACCCTCCCCTTGATAAGATGCACACCAAGGTTTCGTAGTTTTAGTGGCTTTGTGTTTCTTGTGTTCTCGTGGAATAATGTGTGTGATAagtcttctattctgtgtttggAACTGTAGCCCTGGCATTTCATTTCAGTCCATTGCTGTGTGTGGGATTTATAGTACTCTTTTTATATATGGctctatatattattgtttttattctcttacAGGAAATTGATGACTGCATTAAAAAATTacacgagaggaaagagaaggaattacTGAAGgcattagaagaagaagagaaagcattTAAATAGTAGCATAATGAACAAATTACTTCAAAGAAGTGGAGGAATCCCTTTTGTGAAGTGTGATTAGAATGGTAAAATGGAAAAGtgtaatgtaaatgaaatgaGAAGTGAAAATGAGTATGTAGTGTATTGTGATTAaacaataggatttttttttatgtaatattgtTTTAAATTACTGAATTAACAAACTTTGGAAAGAAAGTTATAATGGCAGGATTTGGTGTCATTGTAGAATTTTCTCGATCAGAATTCACAAGTGCAGATAATCTAAGCTGCTCTGGAGTGTATCTGGGGAATGGGTTTGTTCTCTCACATGGCacaattatcattgatgttatcaagAACAAATTGGGTAAAGCCCTTCTCCAAGAAATCTTAAGGAAAGGTTTTATAGACTATGAAAAAGATGCAATCTTGATAACTGAAACCTTCCAAGCAACATGTTCAGAATTCCAAATATTTTTTCCTGCTGAACAAATGAATAGTGTGAAAGAAGAGCTTCAAGCCCCACTGAAGACCACTTTTGATGATCAAAGATTCCTTCTTAGCTCAGCATCTTCAACTGAAGCAGAAAATGGAACTCATGCAAGTCACTCAAGAGAGAAAACCATTTGGGAAAAACCCAGTAATTCCACTACAGCAAACTACAAATCAATGCAGACAACCCATGGATATTCCTCCCATCCAGCATCTGTTGCCATGGTTTTTCTCCAAGATGGTATAACGGAGAGCCTGTCTACCATTATGCCACCTTCTCAGGGGTGGAAGTTGacagaagataaagatgagaatCTTACAACTCGGTTCGAAAGAATCCTTCTCTCAACCTTTGTAGTtctaaaaataaagaacaatggTCAGGAAGAGGTTGGGAAAGCAAGCATTACAGAATTGATATCTTCAGTGAAAAGATTAGCAAACATCACAACCAGGAGTCAAAAaggtatttatttctcttttatgtaGTTGATGCATGTAAAAGTTACATTCCTAAATCTCTCTGAATGGGAATTTACCTATCACTAGTACTATTAGGCTTGTGGATAATCAGATTTGTGAAAGTTGAGTTCCAACTGTACAGTAAGTGGTTTGCTTCTTATATACCCTCTGCCTGTTCTTTATACTAATTGATGAGAAAATATAATGTGATTGTTTTGTTTCCACTCAATATACTAAGAAATCATAGATAGTGTTTCTTATGGCCTTTTCCCTAACCATATAGGATCAGGTGTGTTTGTGGAGAGTTCACCATTTGGAAGCTTGTCTCCAGATGTATTTCTGAATTCCCTAAGCTATGGCATCATCAGTAATGTCTGTGGCAGTAATGGTGATGTGCTGTTAACAGATGCTCGTTGCATTATGGGATCAGAGGGAGCTCCAGTCTTTTCTGATAATGAAAAGTAAGTTGTTAATTTTATGtgtaatcatcatcacaacatAGGGATTGCAGTTCTTTTTAGAAACAGATTTACTCATTTTTAATGATGCTGTCTTAAGTAACAAAATCAGAATGTAAGCACTATCTTCTGGTGTTTATTAGAAGATAGAGATTATTGTCAAATATCAGGGGCAAATATGCAAGCATTACTGAGCAATTTTAAGATACTGGCATATAGTGATTGATTAGCATAACTTTTCAACACAATAGGTAGCAAAACATACTACAGTGTAACTTTAATATTTGCATGTTTCTGCTTTACAGAAGAAGTCTTTGTGGGTTGGTTATCTCCCCATTTTGTTGGCGACAAGGAGAATGGCTTGGACTTACACTTGTGGCATGTGCATATTCTGTCCTTACCGTCTTAATGAACCATTTGAAGTCTGACTCACAGGAAGAGAACCGCCTAGAGTTTACTAAAAATGTTGAGTCAAATAAGCAGTCCACTATGCAACTTCATGAAATTTCAAATAGCATCAGCTCAGAGCTGTTTGATGATAAGAGCAGTGTTGTGTCTATGCACTGGTGTGAGAAAATGTTGAAGAAAAGCATGAATGAAGGTAAATCCCATATTTATTACTGAGATGTATAATCTCTTTATTGATATTAGAgtctttaaaaaattatattggtaataatatacaatatactaatgataaataacCAAAACTGTTCCTTTATTTTTCAGGTTTTGCCAAGATTGTGGACAGTTGCGTAGTTGGAGTACAGTGCGGTAGTGGCTGGGGGAGTGGTGTGATAGTTAGCAAAACTCCCGGAGTTATTATTACTTGCGCACATGTCATAGCTCCAGCAAATAGTGATGTAAGTACTTTCTTTTttcaaggggaagggaggcaatGCTTTACGAGGACcatcatgtatttgtgtgttggggagggggggaagggggtataaTGAAAATGAGTTTAATTGcccactaacaaaaaaaaaataataataagtttgaGTTTCATTCAAGGGTATACTGAAAAATCGATATTTTTAGTGATTTTTGGAAACCCAATAAGTTTGGTATTAAGGGATTTGCTATCATAATACACACTTAATTTAAAGGGTATTTACACCAACTTTCCTTATTGTGGAATAGGCATTTAATACCCCATCCCATCCAGGATGGTTCCCATAATGTATACTGAGAGGAAATTGAAAAGAGTTTAATccagtattatgattttttactGGGTCATATATTATATCACTACCAATTTCAAACAATTTCAGGCAGTCAAAATTGTGCTGGCAGATGGGTCAAATCACCAAGGTCAGGTAGTTTTCAAGACGAGACCAGCCACCTTGACCACACAAAATACAGGGACAAGCAGGCAGGGGAAGAGTGTGTGGGATctggctattattgttactgccaaGTCTCTGCCTTCTTCCTTACCATTAGCTACAGAAATTCCTCCAAAAGGTTAGGGAcaatttttgctttgttttcattaacagctaaaagaataataataataatacatcacaATAGGCAGGGAAAATAATATCCAAAATCTTGACAGAACAATTAAATGTAAAGTAATGCAACAGTTAAGAGTTCATGTTGAGGTGATAATTAATGTTTGACTTGCTTATTTGCATGTGACTGACATTAGGTGATTTCATGAATCATCTCATTCTTGATTTTTCTTACATTACAGGCTGGCCTGTTGTGGTGGCAGGATATGGAGTATTCTCCCCTCAATATCTGCCTACACCAACTCTGTCTCGAGGGATAGTTTCAAAAACTATAAACTTTCCTGCTCAGTCTCTTCGTCTGAGTGAAGATAAGGGCTTTGCAATGGAGCATCCCAGCAATTCTGAGGAAACAAGTATTTTAATGATAAGCAAAGTTAGGGAAGATTTCACAGGTAGTAGTAAAATCAAAGCTGGATTTTTCAATCAATCATCCCAAAACCTAGAACCTCACTGTGCTAGAGAAGATGACAAAAAGCACAGTATTGATTCCTTTGCTGACTATTGGACAGTATGCATGAAAAATGATCAGATGGTACCACTGATGATGCAGACGACATGTGCTGTATATGCTGGAACAAGTGGTGGGCCTGTTATTTCCCTCCACCCTCAGCATGGTGAGAAGTGTGAATGTTATATTGGAATATGAAGTGCCAGAAGAATTAGatttatattatttgattttattgtttcaaTTCAGAAAGTTTGCTTTTATTTACCTTTCCTAACATTAACTTCTATTTCTCTCCCAAAGGTTTCCAGGTTGTTGGCATAGTGGTGTGCAATACCCAAGACACAAAAAACAAAGCTACCTTTCCTCACATCAATTTGGCTGTGCCTGCCCCtacaatagcaagaataatgGAAGAGTATATCATTTCAGGAGGTAATGGAAGTGCTATTCATATGCATAAGAATGTTTGAGCAAATGTTAATGAAAGTTAATTttaatgtaatttattttttataacctCTATTTAGAAAAGTAAGATAAGATGTAGATTTATTACAAGATTATTGGTTTTAATAGCTATACAGGATGACAATCTCTCCATGCCATGCCAGTTgtgatttaatttattaattttgcaAATACATAGGCTGTAAGTTCTTAATCACAAAAGAGTCAATACCTATCTTACTTtattttgaataatgataatgataataacacctacatcatcatcatcatgatgtcaataataatcattgcaatatcaatattgttgccAATGGATTAAGATGGCAAGTGCACCAGtgcttagtaaaaaaaaatgtcagtttatacagaaataaacaaatgattgtcttttctctctttcagataAGAATGTGCTGAGCTACTTAGATATTGAATCAACTGCAGCTTCTCAATTGTGGGCTTTAGGTGTCTTGCCTAAATCGAGTTTGTAATTGAATTACAAAGATTTCTTGTCCAAATTCTTGTATCTTCTTCCAGCTTATTGATACTGGGTTATTAAATACTTCTAAtgcatcttatttcttttttctatggGACCCAAAATAATTTTCTGATGTCTCTTATCTGACCCCTGTTTTCACAACCAAGGGCATTTATCAAGGATTCTTGCAGTCTGAAAAGTAAGGAATATTTGTTATTTGTACAATATGAGGCTGGTGCTGATACAGTTAGTGCCTCAGCATGatgatctatacatatataaaagcacattGCTATCTCATTGTTCCCCAGGGAACTTTATGACTATTCACCTTCTCTCTAAAGTCTTTCTTGCTCTTAAACATCACTTTTTAGAAGACAATTTTTTCATATACTATGATGACAGGTTAGTAATTTGTCATGTATCCTCCATAAATTGGGGCTTCAATACAAAGAAAGTGGCTTATAAACACTGCACATTTATAAGAAAATGGTTGTGTGAATGCCTTGGGTATTTCAGACTTCTCTTCCTACATCCaacattattgtgtatatataaatatatttgtatatatgatattgtcACCATATCTGTTATGGTTCATGGTTTTCTGGAACCAATTatctgttgtatgtatatattgctctGCATATCAACTTTTGTATTTCAAGAATAAGTTTCTGAAGAAATGCATCTCTCAAGGGTGAATTCAAAGAATGTACATTGATTTTCAATTGCTTAAATAAATACCTTACAtggcattttttcttttatattccatcAGTGAAGTAAGGAAATATCAGATTTTTACtatcaataagaaattaaattacagGCTTCTTAAGCACTGGATTATTTTTCATACGATTGGCGAGAATGTTGTGACAGGGTTAAAGTATTCTAGCCAATCAGtaaaagatgtatatttatattaagtgACATTTGGAAGTACTCCTTGATCTAAATATCAATATAGGGCATAAATACTAGAATAGATGTGAACACTCATAAACAATAgccattatgtattatataccaATTCACACAACATACAAAGAAAAAGTACAGCTATCGTagacatctctccctttcttctttctttcattcttcccttcttccatccttcctctcctcctcttttcctcatttcctcttttcctctcttattccctccctccctctttctttctttcttttcttttgttctttcttttcctctttctcttttttcttctttctttctattcttctttctttctttactttcttttcttctttcttactttctttcttttcttctttctttcttttcttctttcttactttctttttcttctttcttatcttctt
The nucleotide sequence above comes from Penaeus chinensis breed Huanghai No. 1 chromosome 3, ASM1920278v2, whole genome shotgun sequence. Encoded proteins:
- the LOC125042201 gene encoding uncharacterized protein LOC125042201; the encoded protein is MAGFGVIVEFSRSEFTSADNLSCSGVYLGNGFVLSHGTIIIDVIKNKLGKALLQEILRKGFIDYEKDAILITETFQATCSEFQIFFPAEQMNSVKEELQAPLKTTFDDQRFLLSSASSTEAENGTHASHSREKTIWEKPSNSTTANYKSMQTTHGYSSHPASVAMVFLQDGITESLSTIMPPSQGWKLTEDKDENLTTRFERILLSTFVVLKIKNNGQEEVGKASITELISSVKRLANITTRSQKGSGVFVESSPFGSLSPDVFLNSLSYGIISNVCGSNGDVLLTDARCIMGSEGAPVFSDNEKRSLCGLVISPFCWRQGEWLGLTLVACAYSVLTVLMNHLKSDSQEENRLEFTKNVESNKQSTMQLHEISNSISSELFDDKSSVVSMHWCEKMLKKSMNEGFAKIVDSCVVGVQCGSGWGSGVIVSKTPGVIITCAHVIAPANSDAVKIVLADGSNHQGQVVFKTRPATLTTQNTGTSRQGKSVWDLAIIVTAKSLPSSLPLATEIPPKGWPVVVAGYGVFSPQYLPTPTLSRGIVSKTINFPAQSLRLSEDKGFAMEHPSNSEETSILMISKVREDFTGSSKIKAGFFNQSSQNLEPHCAREDDKKHSIDSFADYWTVCMKNDQMVPLMMQTTCAVYAGTSGGPVISLHPQHGFQVVGIVVCNTQDTKNKATFPHINLAVPAPTIARIMEEYIISGDKNVLSYLDIESTAASQLWALGVLPKSSL